The following are encoded in a window of Amaranthus tricolor cultivar Red isolate AtriRed21 chromosome 2, ASM2621246v1, whole genome shotgun sequence genomic DNA:
- the LOC130806787 gene encoding uncharacterized protein LOC130806787, producing the protein MSSPVMNRNPRFYERSNSFNGKSGLSPTMEKLRRPKTVPDLKTGMRNGVVSPSMEEFKSKRLTKVLVNVTIQGSVGTVQVLISPDLTVKDLIIAAIKQYAKEGRRPFLSCTNLEDFSLHYSQFSLESLDRDEKIAELGSRNFFLCKWNKEVEEASSCSTQAEKVTKLGSPLPPWLKFMNFLF; encoded by the exons ATGTCTTCCCCTGTGATGAATCGAAACCCTAGGTTCTACGAGAGATCGAACTCTTTCAATGGAAAATCGGGATTATCTCCGACAATGGAGAAACTCCGACGACCTAAAACGGTACCGGATTTAAAGACGGGAATGAGAAACGGTGTAGTTTCTCCGTCAATGGAGGAATTTAAGTCGAAAAGGTTAACGAAAGTGTTGGTGAATGTGACGATTCAAGGAAGTGTTGGTACAGTTCAAGTTCTTATTAGTCCTGATTTAACTGTTAAGGATTTGATTATTGCTGCTATTAAACAGTATGCTAAAGAAGGTCGTCGACCTTTTTTATCTTGCACTAATTTGGAGGATTTCAGTCTTCATTACTCACAATTTAGCCTCGAAA GTTTGGATAGAGATGAAAAGATAGCAGAGTTAGGTTCTAGAAACTTCTTTTTGTGCAAGTGGAATAAGGAGGTTGAAGAAGCTTCGTCTTGTTCGACACAGGCAGAAAAGGTTACAAAGCTTGGTTCTCCATTACCACCTTGGCTTAAGTTCAtgaatttcttattttaa
- the LOC130806740 gene encoding histone deacetylase HDT1-like has translation MANMQFWGVDVKSKQPTQVALEEGQVIHLSQATLGEVKKDKETVTIHVKVGEQKLVLGMLSQTTPQLTFDLVFDEDFEISHNWKHGSVHLMGYQTAMEDDDEIFSDSSDDEEVPVLQKENGKLPEAAKPKVAAKPAKEVKPKPEEKDDSEDDSDDDEDDSDEDGDSDEDLMGISDDSEDDDDDDDDDDESEDEKPAKAESGKKRPNAEAKTPESKKAKLATPQKTDGKKGSVHIATPHPSKKGGKTPGSDKSPKSGQTSCGPCKKSFNSDAALQSHNKAKHGGK, from the exons ATGGCAAACATGCAATTTTGGG GTGTTGACGTGAAGTCGAAACAGCCTACCCAGGTAGCCCTTGAAGAGGGTCAAGTTATTCACCTTTCTCAG GCTACTCTAGGTGAGGTGAAGAAGGATAAGGAGACTGTTACTATTCATGTTAAAGTTGGAGAGCAGAAGCTAGTGCTTGGAATGCTAAGCCAGACTACCCCTCAGTTAacttttgatttggtttttgaTGAGGACTTTGAGATTTCTCACAATTGGAAACATGGAAGTGTTCATCTTATGGGATATCAAACTGCTATGGAAGATGATGA TGAAATCTTCTCAGACTCATCTGATGACGAAGAAGTCCCTGTTTTGCAGAAAGAAAATG GTAAACTTCCTGAGGCTGCCAAGCCCAAGGTTGCCGCAAAGCCAGCAAAAGAAGTTAAGCCCAAGCCAGAAGAGAAAGATGACTCTGAGGATGATAGTGATGACGATGAAGATGATAGTGATGAGGATGGTGATTCTGATGAG GATTTGATGGGCATCAGTGATGACAGTGAGGATGATGAcgacgacgatgatgatgacgacgagTCAGAGGATGAGAAACCCGCAAAG GCTGAATCTGGGAAGAAAAGACCTAATGCTGAAGCTAAGACACCTGAGTCCAAGAAGGCTAAACTTGCTACTCCCCAGAAAACAG ATGGAAAGAAGGGCAGCGTGCACATAGCAACTCCTCACCCATCAAAGAAAGGCGGAAAGACTCCTGGCAGCGACAAATCCCCCAAGTCTGGACAAACTTCTTGTGGTCCTTGCAAAAA GAGCTTTAATTCAGACGCTGCTCTGCAATCTCACAATAAGGCAAAGCATGGTGGCAAGTAA